One genomic region from Nymphaea colorata isolate Beijing-Zhang1983 chromosome 10, ASM883128v2, whole genome shotgun sequence encodes:
- the LOC116261877 gene encoding uncharacterized protein LOC116261877: MGSTATMQDGSRWLSRSQRRVPTAAAAAADLMACFPTRAPLMRIMPKPVCSPSRPTDNPKRGRAPSNRPMFKTKVKTKGNNGSGNAGDMEEPTSPKVTCAGQIRIKPRARACKSWQTVMEEIERLHARKRGNRGWRTRWIEPLQIKKEIMHFLAALREEEDDEEKEENGDDEGDENEEYINSRAAFSRWSMMMQRSSSTNRLEVKEVQKEGREKELEKNDDQKAEDSGAVPPKNALFLMRCRSAPAQGWRSRSCEEEQRNNKDQGGEGEEIVLARYAPDFYMLSSDIAKETWVRKSDFLHRSRTLKR; this comes from the exons ATGGGTAGCACCGCTACCATGCAGGATGGAAGTAGGTGGCTGAGCAGAAGCCAAAGAAGAGTCCCTACTGctgctgccgctgctgctgATCTCATGGCCTGCTTTCCTACGAGGGCACCTTTAATGAGGATCATGCCAAAGCCTGTCTGCAGCCCCAGCCGGCCCACGGACAATCCAAAGCGAGGTCGAGCGCCTTCAAACAGGCCTATGTTCAAGACCAAGGTCAAGACAAAGGGCAACAATGGTAGCGGCAACGCAGGCGACATGGAGGAGCCCACCTCGCCCAAGGTGACTTGTGCTGGCCAGATCCGCATCAAACCGAGGGCAAGGGCGTGCAAGAGTTGGCAGACTGTGATGGAAGAGATTGAGAGGCTGCATGCCCGCAAGCGAGGGAATCGAGGGTGGAGGACGAGGTGGATTGAACCGCTGCAGATCAAGAAGGAAATCATGCACTTCTTGGCAGCGCTTCGAG aagaagaagatgatgaagagaaagaagaaaatggtgaTGACGAAGGAGATGAGAACGAAGAGTACATAAACAGCCGAGCAGCCTTTTCTCGGTGGTCCATGATGATGCAGAGAAGCAGCAGCACCAACAGGCTTGAGGTAAAAGAAGTACagaaagaaggaagggaaaaggaATTAGAGAAAAACGATGATCAGAAAGCTGAAGATAGTGGAGCTGTTCCTCCTAAAAATGCACTTTTTCTTATGAGATGTAGATCTGCACCTGCACAAGGATGGCGATCTCGAAGTTGTGAGGAAGAGCAACGGAACAATAAGGAtcaaggaggagaaggagaggagattgtACTGGCAAGATATGCACCCGACTTTTACATGCTCTCATCTGACATTGCAAAGGAGACTTGGGTCAGGAAGTCCGATTTCCTGCACAGAAGCCGCACTCTGAAGAGATGA